GGACCGCTCGCGAATTAAGGTGATTGACAATCGGCTCGAGGGATGGTCGCGGCCCTCGGTCTGCCTGCAGTGCGATGAACCTCTGTGCGCGGCAGTGTGCCCGTCGCAGGCGATTTCCACAGCGACTACTGTACAGGGCGACCATGTCGTTCAAGTGGACCCGGAAAAATGCTATGGGTGCCAAAGCTGCGTGATGGCGTGCCCCTTCGGCGCAATCAGCTTCTTCCCGAAAACAAAAGCGATCAAATGCGACCTCTGCGGCGGCTCCCCCGAATGTGTCAAGTTCTGCTTCTATGATTGTCTCTCGATCGTGGAACTGACCGAGCAGATGCAGGCCCAGCGCAAACAAGCACTAAAAGCCTTGACGATCAGGGCCTGTCACGAGATCGGAAAAAGAGAAGCCAGGCGCCGCCGCGAACAATTCTCTCAAGAGGCGTCCACCATTGTTCCCGTCCGGCCGAGGCCTGAGCTCGATCTGCCGGAAATCGATTTCGACCGCATGCTGCGGAAGGAAGAACAATGAGCGCAAAGGTTATCGACGGCCATCGGCACTTGATGTGTCTGGATGCGCACCAGCGGGCAAACTCGCTTGACCCGGTTAGGGCAAATGCAATGGGCGGAACCAGCCAGGCGTCCGCCATGGTCAACCTCGAAAAGGCGCCGGAATGGTTTCGGAAAATGTCCGATTTCGATGAGCATCTTGCCGATATGGATGCGGCAGGCATCGACGTCGGTGTTATCTGGCCGCCGCCGCCCGGCTTCTATTATTGGGCCGAGCCTTCGGCCGGCGCGGAGCTGGCCCAAATCGTCAATGACAACACCGCCCAAGTCGTTCGCGAGCATCCCGATCGGCTTGTCGGATTGACCTCGCTCCCTCTGCAGGATCCTTCGTCAGCAACCAGGGAACTGAAGCGGGGAATCCGCGAACTGAACCATAAGGGAGTAGCCATCGCATCAAACGTAAATGATTCGGGCCTTGACGATGAGGGGCTGCTTCCTTTTTTCGAGCAGGCCGAAGCGCTGGATGTGCCTGTCTTCATTCACCCGGATGTCACCCACGTTACCGAGCGACTTGGCAAATATTATCTTGTCAATTTTTTGGGATACCCGATGCATACGGCTCTGGCCGCGTGCGAATTGGTTTTCGGAGGAGTACTTGATCGGTTCCCCAACCTGAAAATATGCCTGGTGCATGCCGGCGGCACGTTGCCGTTTCTCCTCGGTCGGCTTGAGCACGGACAATCGGTCCGCCCAGAGGCCCGCGAGAAATGTCTTCACCCTTTTCCTTATTACCTGAAGAATTTCTACGTGGATACCATCGCGTTTAATCCGGAAATCCTCCGGTTCGTCTGCACCATCATGCAAAAAGACCACGTCTTCCTCGGCACCGACTATCCATTCGATATGGCCGATATGGATCCGGTATCGTCGGCCAAAAAAGCGATCACCCATGACGATGCAACACTTGATCTTATAATCGGCGATAACCTTCAACGCATCCTGAATATCTGAGACGATCCCGCCGAATATCTGGATTTGCGTTATCTGCTCTTCCTGTGGTAAAATTTTTCAACGGCACGGGGTACTTTCAACCTGCAAAAGTGGAGATCCACATGCGATTGAAACACTCGCCGGCCCGTCTGCTCATTATCCTTCCCTTAATTTTTCTGATAACTTCCTGCA
Above is a window of Candidatus Abyssobacteria bacterium SURF_5 DNA encoding:
- a CDS encoding 4Fe-4S dicluster domain-containing protein, giving the protein MARVITINAANCTGCRMCELACSSSKESEFNPDRSRIKVIDNRLEGWSRPSVCLQCDEPLCAAVCPSQAISTATTVQGDHVVQVDPEKCYGCQSCVMACPFGAISFFPKTKAIKCDLCGGSPECVKFCFYDCLSIVELTEQMQAQRKQALKALTIRACHEIGKREARRRREQFSQEASTIVPVRPRPELDLPEIDFDRMLRKEEQ